ctccacatcctctccagcataaactgtcattgtttttgattttagccattctgacaggagcaagatggtatctcagagttgttttgatttgcatttccttgatggctaaggctgttgagcacttaagtgtctttcagccatttcagattcctcttttgagaattccctgtttagttctgtaccccactttttaattgaattatttggtgttttggtgacttgcttcttgagttttttgtcagatgtggggtgaagatcttttcccattctgtgggctgttgttttgtcttgttgactgtgtcttttgccttacagaagcttagtttcaggaggtcccatttattaattgtcaatctcagtgtctatgctactggcattatgttcaggaagtgttcttctgtaccaattcgtACAAGGgtgcctcccactttctcttctaagaggttcagtatggctggatttatgttgaggtctttgatccatttagacttaagttttgtgcatggcaataaggatctatctgcaatcttctgcatgtccacattcagttatgccagcaccatttgttgaagatgctttcttttttcctttgtaaagttttagcttctttgtcaaaaattaggtgttcataggtgtgtggattgatatcagggtcttcaattcgattccattggtctgcctgcctgttttgtgccaataccaagctgttttcattactatatctctatagtagagcttgaagtcagggaccaaaccaggcccccaaacgtgggtgtcagttaggaggcctgggcagtataTGGGGCCTCAAGCAGTGGAACTGGGATGTATCCTTacttagtacatgaatggacttcaggagcccattccccatggagggatactctcttagtctagatagaccggggagggcctaggccctgccccaaatgacttgacagatttttgatgatctctcgtggaaggcctcaccctccctgtggagtggatgggggatgggatggggggttagtggggagcatgggtggctgggagggagagggaattggggttGTTATGGAAAATAAGATcgtatatatatatggaaaccCTTCATCACAAATTCTCCATCCCAGGTTTTCTTCCTCTAGGCtacatctttttatctttttttttttttttgagggtgctatactttattgttattttcttataGAGTTGGCAATTCTTTGCAATCCCAAGGTCATAAAAATATTCCTCTGTGATTTTTCTTAGAAATCTTATGGTTCTGTACTATGATGCATTATCTTTTGAGATGTGATTTTGCCGTATTGCTAGGGATGGTTTTGAACTCTGTCTTAAgtggcctcctgcctcagcctcctaagtagccATGATTACAGGATGTGCCAGTGTACTGAGCTTATTTCAAATCAGTATTTGTTTGTGGCGAAGGAGGGTGTCAAATGTTATTGTTTTCTCATATTGACATCTAATTATTCCAGCATTTGAATATACAACAGCAGCAACACAACAGACCTTTCCCCATTGAAAAGCACTGGATACCTTGCTTGTTGCAAATCAAATCATTATGTGTGGGTCTATTTCTGGATTCTGGGCACTGTTTTGTGATGTGAGTCGAAGAACTCTACCCACCTTTTCCCCAATTGTCCTTTGCACGTAGGCTTTATCCTAAAAGAGCTGTCTTAGTAATTGTTCTATTCCTGTGAAGTGAaagcatgaccatggcaactcttataaaggaaagaatttaattgaggctggcttacagtttcagagcttagtccattatcattatggtagggaacatggcagtgtgcaaGCAAGAATgatgctagagaagtagctgagagtttcaTCCtgacctgaaaacacacacacacagagactgggcctggcatgggcttttgaaacgtcaaagtccacccccagtgacacacttcttccaataaggcccATTTCCTAATCTGTCTCAAGAAGTGCCGCTTCctgataactaagcattcaaatatatttgcCTATGGAGGCCTTATTATTCAATCTACCACAGAGGTTATAACAATCTTTTTCTTTGatacagaatttttgttttgttttgtttttgcttttagcttctgtgtagacaaggctggcctagaaatagcagaggtctgcctctgccttgcaagcactgggattaaagggatgcactGCCTCACTGGCTGTGATACAGAATTTTCTTCCTCTTGGAGATTACTGGCTAAGACAGGATAGGGTGATAAAGAAGaggcaccaggcagtggtggcatatgcctttaatcccagaacttgggaggcagagatagatggatctccgtgagttcaaggccagcctggtctacagagaaagttccaggacagccaggggaaccctgtctcaaaaaacaaacaaacaaaaagaagaggcaaagtcaggaaggagaaaagaggctATAGTGGAGGGAAGTTAGATTCCTCAGAGGTTGTCTTTAATTTCTAACAAATCTCTAAaggtttattgtttatttcttcctttaacaTCTGTTAAAAAGTTTTGTCCATTTCCAAACTTTTATTTCATAGAAATCAGCAATTTAAATCATTTCTCCTCTTAGATGCTTTGACATTCTAATTTAGtttgtccatttttcttttctgttacctAGTACTTCTAGTTTtgtatacaaaagaaaaacaatttagaaatattaagTGTCCCCATTTTTTCAAATAGTTGCTATTTGAACTAGATAATTATCCAATGTAAGAATAGCTGGAGTACCAACTGGCAGGGTTTCTCCAAAGACTTTCCATATTGGTGTCTTTGCTCCTGAGAGCTGTAACCTGCTCTGCCTGCTGGTACGGTATGCGTTTGGACTAAGTGTTAAGTGCACTTATGGAACAGCTCCCTTGGTTCTCACCAGTCAGTTCCTCCCACTGTATTTTGGGCTTATCCTGTGTGCTTGTAGGAACGTGAGGGAGCTCAGGACATGGGGTGATAAACTCTTATGTGTGTCTCCCCAGTTGAGCCAACTTCTAACCCAGGAACGAAGTAAGTTGTCTTAGGCTTCTCTGTGAGGTTGCTGCATTTCTTGGGGAGTTCCTCCTTGATACCTCCACCCTGATTGATGGACTAGGGAGAACAAGTGCCTCTTATCTTCACCATCTTTATGATTAGGCCTTCATAAGATTTCTAAACTAAAAGGGGCTAGTTTGCAATAAGCCAGAGTCAGAGACGAATAAAAAAGGCAGGAGTTCTGGGAGAAAAAGCGTGAATACTGGGAAGCAAAGATTCTGATGAATGCTATATTACAGAtgttccacaacagccagaggCTACCCAGGACAATGCTCAGATAAGCGAGTGGACCATCAGTCAAACAAAAGCAGGTCCAGACTCTAGACTCCAGGGAGGACTCTATCCAAGAAGGTGATACAGATAGTTGGGAACAGAAGGCCCCATCTGGCACCTGGTGCTGATCCTGATAACTCCTCTAAGAGACTGGATCATCcctgggggggggtgtgtgtctCACATTGAGTGCCTATACTGTTGACACAAAGCACAGCTCTTGCTTCAAAGGGAATAAGGCATGGTTTATTCTGAGCTCAGTATGAGAGACCATGCCCTGGGAACACGGCTTAGGGTTACCCCAAGTAAAATCTCTCTCATGGAAGGAGTTATACAAACTTTTGGCCACAGAGCACAAAACAGTCAGAAATTAGTGTATTTACTGAATATATTGGTGGGGACATCAGGTAGGTAGGTTACAGCCAAGCAGTAAATCTCTGCTATAGGTTTCAGATACTACTTAATGACATCTTTAGCTCTTGATGATTTAGTGGAAGCTTGTGTTCTTTGAAGTCAATGCATTCCAAAGGTCTTCCTTCATAATCAAAAGGATGTTGGTGTCCTATCCAAGGGTCTGAAGATAGCCCAAGGTAAGTTTAGCTCTTGATCTGCAACAGTCCAACTCTTAACGGTCTAATTCCTTAGTCAGCCTACAGAATTGTCCCAGCAGTGGCCTTTCCAGAGCATCCAAGCTGTGGTGGTGCTTCCCTGATGCACACAGTATCTGTCAAACAGAAATTCTTTGCCCCCAAATAAATCTCAATTCTGATACAAGATGGCTTTCTGCTTTAGTTGGTAGTTATGCATGGCGAGGAAGCGATTGTTTGGGTGGTACTAGGGAGAAGTGCGTGCCCACCTTTGACGGTGAGAAGAGTACAGCACGGTTACTCTTGCTAGCGTAAGACTGATTGCCACCTGCTGCCTTTCTTTGTGCTCTTGCTGTCAGTATTACAGGTGGGAGAAGGCCCATATCCCTCTCTGTGGGCGCCTCAGGCAGCTTTGGATGTGGGGGCAACAGTGAGAAGGTGAAGCTCTCTCTGAAGGATGTAGCTGAGCTGCTTCGTACCAGAGCCTGCAGGAGGGTCGTGGTCATGGTGGGGGCTGGCATCAGCACACCCAGTGGCATCCCGGACTTCAGGTACAGTGCAGTTCCCTCTGATATCATTCCCCCCACTCTTTTCTGCAGGGCTCAGCCTTCCCCTTCTGTCTCGACAGATCCCCGGGAAGTGGTCTCTACAGCAACCTTCAGCAGTATGACATCCCGTACCCTGAGGCCATCTTTGaacttggctttttctttcacaaCCCCAAGCCCTTCTTCACCTTGGCCAAGGAGCTGTACCCTGGGCACTATAGGCCTAATGTCACTCACTACTTCCTTCGATTGCTTCACGACAAGGAACTGCTTCTGCGGCTCTACACACAGAACATTGATGGACTTGAGAGAGGTGAGCCTCTTCTCCTTGCATGTCTGTGCCTGTTTCTAATGAGGGCTGCCTATGGGACTGTTGCCAGGCAGCTTCACGTCTTTACTGAGTCTGTGTTTGAGACTACAGCTGAAACCTCTCTGTAGGCCTGCCTCCCACACACCTTCTGGGTTGTTGGAGTTTTGGATGGAACTAAAGGTCATATTATTTTGAATCTGGAGTggatctctctgtcttcctcctcccctctcccctcttcttctctttttcctttcctctgtgtctccctccctcctaagGAACCCTTATGTCCTTTCCCTCAGTTTCCATTACTGACACATGGCCTGGCTTTGTTCTCTGTTTTTCCCCATCCCCTCTTTCACCCTCAGATTGTTTTCAGGCAGATCCCCCACATCATAGCGTTAATATAGAAACAGTGTCTAAATATCTCTGGGTATCTGGAAGATACAGCCTTGTGAAAGCAGAGCTCAGGCCGTTATGCTGAAGGACCGCCCACATCTCAGTGTTGTCCAGGTCAGTCAGACATGTCTTGGTTCTGTTTCACACAGTGACAGCAGCAGTGAGGGAGAATTTGCCGATGTGTCCCCAAGGTGCAGTATGCGTCCATGGCAGTAGTCAGTGAACAGCAGCCACTCTGTTGTCTGTGGGGGTGCTGTGGTCTAAAGAAAGGTGGCATCTTACTCAAAGGACAGGATTCCTCTAAGAAGGAATCTACAGCTCAGGAAGCACAGAAACAGCAGTGGCTACCCCCACCTAGGCTACCTTTTCCCCAACAGGAGGACAGGTTggggggaggtggaggtaggaaccAAATAGCAGCACTGAACTTCATGAGaaatcttttgttgttattgaaaaTGTTCTGTTATTGTCcattctggccttgaatttactaactctgttgtcttggaactctcagTTCTTTATCCtcagctaggattacaggtatgagccaccacacctgactgagAAGTTGCTTTCTGTTCACTTACCAGCCACACGGTCTTTTTGAAACCTAGTTTTGTAAGCCCAGAAGTTGTGCTTGTGTGCGTGAATAGCCATCACAGAGGCTGCAACACTGAGCTTTCCTTTGAATTTCAGCGTCTGGCATCCCTGTCTCCAAGCTGGTTGAAGCTCATGGGTCCTTTGCATCAGCTACCTGCACCGTCTGTCGAAGGTCCTTCCCGGGGGAGGACTTCAGGGTGAGTTACCTCATGAAATGGTCTCTGCCTTCTGCAGTTCTGGGGGATGGAGGATCTATAAGAGaggtattttgtatttgtttatttgcttgtttttgaaacagggtgctCACAGTGGTCTGAAACTCACCAAGTTATCTAGACTGCTTGGCCAGGGAACCctagggatccacctgtttctgccttcccactgctgggattacacatacatgtcaccatgcctggcctttgtttgtttgtttgtttgtttgttgagacagggtctcactatttagaccaggctggcctagaactcatagagatccgtctgCTTCTGTTGGGGTTAAGGATGTGCTCTGCCATGCTTggctcctttatttttaattaaaaattaccaCATACTTGTAAAAGAACTAAGGCCAGCTGAGGATGCAGCTCAATGATAGAATGCTTGGGATTTCGCCCCCACTACTCCCTCCACCCACAAAATGCAGGTCAGAAAAAtacaggggggaaaaaaatctcccaagccaaacatggtggcacacgcctttaatccctgcacttgggaaagagagacacaggcagatttctgtgagtttgaggccagcctggtctacatagtgagttccaggacagccagagctacacagtttCAAATCCCCTTCCccctagaaaaggaaaaaaaatggatctCCCTTTAACCAATCCCTTTTGCTTACCTTCCATGATTTGGTGGATAATGTAATGCTCtgggtttttaaaacaaaagatatatgtacatataaacatgatgtaggtatctatctatctatctagatattaaatattaaaattattaaatataatttaatataattaagtataatttaattaaatattaaatattaaaattatttcattgaatcATATGAAGTTTTCTTTCCTAAATTCTCTACATTCCTGTGCAGTTTAATGGGTGTCTTGCATTGACATCTGAACCCTGTTTAGTCCTTTTGTTACTTATTATGAGGCACTTTTACTATTTATAATttttgctattaaaaataatacagtagggtatagggaaatggctcagtagataatTGTTAGCCATATAAATGCTGGGTGTGACAGCCCACCTGGAATCTCAGATTCCTAGAACAAGCTGATAGCTAGACTAGCTCTGCTAAGCCCAAAGACCTgtattcagatccccagcacccttgTAAAAGTTGGGCATTGTAGTATTACATGTATGTAACCCCTGGGTAgagggggtggagacaggtgtATCTGTGGAGCTcattgaccagccagcctagcctaactgGTGAGCTGCAGGTGGTGAGACCTTATCTAAAAATATAAgattgagccaggcatggtggtgcatgcctttaaacctagcacttggcagaggcaagagacagagagacagagaggtgcagaggcagaggcagaggcaggtagatctctgtgagttcaagaccagcttggtctacattattgagctccaggatagccaggactagatagagataccctgtctcaaaacacacaagcacacacatatgtatggtggagagtgactgaagaaGGTGCTCAGCATCTGCTGCCCACTTCCCcgtgcgtgtgtacatgtgtgggtccATGTCCACACTACTATTCTGAAAGGTCCAGAGAGTCATTTATAGCAGCTGTGCTTTCTGTTTTCAGTAAGTGAGTCTGATAAGCATGGagcaagcaaaagagaaagaacaaatagCAAGTACATCGGTAGATAGAAGCAGCAGATGGATAGCAAAACATtagggctggaaaggtggcttagcagttaagttGTCTGCCACCAGGCAGgcttgacaacttgagtttgaaccGATCTGCATCCCTTCAAACTACCATAGAGCTAATCCTGGGACCATGATGAACTGAAATCCCTCTCAAACTGTGAGTAGCAATAATGTtcattccttaagttgcttctgccCGGCATTAAAGAGTGCTGTGACCAAAGCTATATAATATCTTTGTGTTCTTTTAGTAATAGCtagtatgtacatatatttttgtttacatttcaaatatttttcccaGCTGAGATATGGTGCatacttgtaattctagcattcaagGGCTAGCATATGGGGGATTGTGAGCTCAGGGCTaacctagactacatagtgaagtgctttctctgtctctctgtctctctctccctctctctctctcaaaaaaagcCCCTCAAATAAAGATCTTTaagatgtttcattttttttcttttggtttttcgagacagggtttttctgtggctttggaggctgtactggaactagctcttggagaccaggctggtctcgaactcacagagatccacctgcctctgcctcccgagtgctgggattaaaggcatgcgccaccaacgcctggcttaagatgtttcatttttaaaatatttatttcgtgtgtgtgtgtgtgtgtgtgtgtgtgtgtgtgtgtgtgtgtacctgaatgTATTATGTGCTGTAACACATGAGTGCAGTAgcctgtagaagtcagaagaaggcattagatgccctgagaatggagttacagacagctgtgagctgctatttggttctgggaattgaacccatgttttctgcaagagcaagtgttcttaaccactgagccacctcttcagtccccatttttataatttttaagtgtAGTTCCAAGGTATTAAGTTCTGTAGCCATTACTGCAATTCATTTCCAGAACAATCTTTATCACACCAAGCAGAAACCAACCTCATAGCTATTAAACATCAGCTTTCCCTGAGCCTGTGGTAATGATCCTTCTATTGTCACCTATGAACTGGATCATAGAGTCATTCAGTAcctgtccttttgtgactggcttgTTGCAGAGTGTAATTTCTTCAGATTTTGCCACCCCATAGTGTGTGTCAGACTTTCCTTTTTAAGGTTTGATAATATTCCATTCTATAGTCCGGAGTGTTTTACACTTATATTCATTTGTTGTTGTATTCTTTGGTTGCTCCTACCTTTTGGTTATTGAGAATATGAATGTGAGGTATCTCCGTGAGACCCTGCTTTCAAGTCTTTTCATTGTATTCCTAGGTGTGAAATTGTATCCTGTAGTAaacctcttcattttttttttttgaattttttttcacagAGGCTGTACCATTTACATTCTTACCTATTGTCTCCTGCACTGCTATTCCTCTACTGACATTGTCCACCATGCATAGAACTTTGTAGCTTTAATGCTGTCAggctatttttccttttgttggttatgcttttgGCAGTTATagcttttttcatgttttcttctaaggGTTTAGATGTTTCAGCTCTTACATTTATGAATTTGAcccattttgaattaattttttgtcaatgacacacacacacacacacacacacacacacacacacacacacacgcacacacaaacacacacacacacacacacacacacacacacacacacacacatacacacacacacacacacattgttccAACTTGTCAGACAGGGTAAAGTCAGTCTAGTTTGTAACaaagaattacatttatttggagCTTATTAATGTTGTGGTctcaaagacatttaaggaagtccAGAATGTCCATATGATGGTGGCTGTTTTGACAGCTTAATCTCAGGGGGTTAATTTGGGATTGTGACTGGTGTGCAAAGGTCAAGCTGTCTCATGATGAAGCCATGGTTTGGCATAGTTCATGAGGTCTGCGTGTACTGATGAGTGCAAGCAGCCTCAGTCCATAGTTCATTTTCAGACATGGCTGACAGCTGGCTTTACAAAGCCACATTCCATTTAAAGGCTCACAATCCATGCTGTCATCAACCGTGACTTTCTTCCTGGacaacattcattcattcttttttttttttttttttttttgtggagacaACATTCATTCTTTTCCATGTGGCTATCCACTTTTTTCAgcacttaaaattttatattattatttaccTTATGCATGTGGATGTTTTACCCACACATATATCTGTgccctatgtgtgtgtatggtgcccaaggaggctagaagagggtattaCAGACAGGTTGTGAGTCACTACCTGGGCACTGGGAATCGAATCGAGGTCATATTaaaaaagaacagccagtgcttttaacttctctATCTCTCCACCTTCCCTCACAGACTCCCCTCAATTCCTTTTGTGACAATGTCTtgctatgttgccctggctggcttggaacttgctatgtagaccaggatggccttgaatttacagagatccactttcctctgcctcctaaagtctgggattaaaggaaggtACCACTATGCCCTGCTACCATAGTGGATGAAATTATACTTTCCCCCACACAATAGGTttgatgtcatttaaaaaatgtaaggatTTGTTTGTGGGGGCTCTTTTCTGTTCTACTAATCTATATGTATTTTTTATGCCAATATTACGTGCTTTAGTTACTGTAGCTTGTAACAAGTTTTAAAGTCAGGAAATATGAATTAAGATTctttatttcatgcatatatgtatatacgtagattatatgtgtatatgtgtttacatgcgtgtatgtatgtgtaccatgtgtgcccacagaggttagaagaagacattgcatcccctggaactagagttacaaatggttgtgagccacctacataagagcaacaagtgctcttaagcaccaggccatttctccagcccatgaaatatgaattttagTGAGTTTTAAGATGATCatgtcagctttctgtcactgcaAGAAATACCTGAAATAATGAAGAGGTTCATCTTGGATTCCAGCTTTAGAGATTGTGGTCCATGTCTACTGGTCCATCTTGGGCCTGTGGCAAGGTGACAAATCATGATGTGAGAGTATCTGGTACAAAATTGCTCCCCCCATGgttaggaaggaaaagaaaaaaggaagaggaaggagtctGGGGCATGTTCCATATTTAAGGGACTCTAGCCAGCCCAAGCATgtcaaacatggctctggcaggccttgcccttccctATTCcatctgccttgctaaaaactgcTAGATTATATTCCTAAAGCTAGTCACCAAGATCTATatccttatttggccacttcctctccCTGAGGCTGACTGCTaaagtccagctatcaaagtattgaagtccagcaatcagagCCCCCTTTTGGCTgtcctaattaacatgcccaatcaaaacaaGCTAACTCATCCTAACATAGGGTTTcctcttttacctttataaagtgccatttgcctatgggccacacctgtcttctctctttccagAGGCAATTCTTTGTCCCTTTGGGACAAatatcccttccctttctccctctcttctgagAACCTTTATCCTCTgtttcctgtctttgtctcttagtCCCTGTTCTTTGTCCTTCTGGGTAAATAAATCTCATTTGtgttgagaacttggtcttggggtgtcttgtGCTGGATACTTGGTGTCTTGTCCCTTCACATACGACCTGAGACTCTAGCTAGACCTACCCCTTCCCAGTACAGGCTCTACCCCCTTCCAGTAGTCCCACAGGCTAGGGGTTAAGTCCTCAATGCGTAGTCTTTGGa
The DNA window shown above is from Cricetulus griseus strain 17A/GY chromosome 3, alternate assembly CriGri-PICRH-1.0, whole genome shotgun sequence and carries:
- the Sirt3 gene encoding NAD-dependent protein deacetylase sirtuin-3, mitochondrial isoform X4 translates to MALSGRLALAALRLWGPGDVPQQPEATQDNAQISEWTISQTKAGPDSRLQGGLYPRSITGGRRPISLSVGASGSFGCGGNSEKVKLSLKDVAELLRTRACRRVVVMVGAGISTPSGIPDFRSPGSGLYSNLQQYDIPYPEAIFELGFFFHNPKPFFTLAKELYPGHYRPNVTHYFLRLLHDKELLLRLYTQNIDGLERASGIPVSKLVEAHGSFASATCTVCRRSFPGEDFRVEPFASLSEAVQKSVPRLLINRDLVGSFAYSPRSTDVVQLGDVVQSVERLVDLLGWTQELQDLIQRETGKLDGQDR
- the Sirt3 gene encoding NAD-dependent protein deacetylase sirtuin-3, mitochondrial isoform X2, whose translation is MALSGRLALAALRLWGPGDVPQQPEATQDNAQISEWTISQTKAGPDSRLQGGLYPRSITGGRRPISLSVGASGSFGCGGNSEKVKLSLKDVAELLRTRACRRVVVMVGAGISTPSGIPDFRSPGSGLYSNLQQYDIPYPEAIFELGFFFHNPKPFFTLAKELYPGHYRPNVTHYFLRLLHDKELLLRLYTQNIDGLERASGIPVSKLVEAHGSFASATCTVCRRSFPGEDFRADVMADRVPCCPVCTGVVKPDIVFFGEPLPARFLLHVADFALADLLLILGTSLEVEPFASLSEAVQKSVPRLLINRDLVGSFAYSPRSTDVVQLGDVVQSVERLVDLLGWTQELQDLIQRETGKLDGQDR
- the Sirt3 gene encoding NAD-dependent protein deacetylase sirtuin-3, mitochondrial isoform X3, coding for MALDPLGAVSQQSIMALSGRLALAALRLWGPGGGRRPISLSVGASGSFGCGGNSEKVKLSLKDVAELLRTRACRRVVVMVGAGISTPSGIPDFRSPGSGLYSNLQQYDIPYPEAIFELGFFFHNPKPFFTLAKELYPGHYRPNVTHYFLRLLHDKELLLRLYTQNIDGLERASGIPVSKLVEAHGSFASATCTVCRRSFPGEDFRADVMADRVPCCPVCTGVVKPDIVFFGEPLPARFLLHVADFALADLLLILGTSLEVEPFASLSEAVQKSVPRLLINRDLVGSFAYSPRSTDVVQLGDVVQSVERLVDLLGWTQELQDLIQRETGKLDGQDR